A stretch of Mycobacterium sp. ITM-2016-00316 DNA encodes these proteins:
- a CDS encoding DUF4012 domain-containing protein: MLRRHHRALLLSGLALVVALLAFGAWLTVNAFEAKSSLERARQDAQQAKETLLQGKTDEASGFADAAVVHARQARDATHSVPWNIAAALPWVGSPFETGKQISDVVLGLAADVLQPAAQVGLAISPDQLFVNGRVDVQTLRDEESQLEEISGAATRLNADAAAISDPRYVTLLGDARSQLQSQTAEVASLLENTALAARLAPAMMGADGPRTYFMGFQTNAEARGTGGLLGGFGILRFDDGTPTIDTLASNRELIGAYAPIDLGAEYSKTYGYTNPTTDFRNSNLSSHFPYAAQIWKAMWEKDTGIKVDGAIVLDPVALSYMLGAVGSITLPDGEKVTKDNVVELTESTAYARFPDDQIARKKYLQDIAGEVVKKMTGKVESPRALLDALGKAVSERRIAIWSAVPAEQELLEKTPLAHAIPEDPAPYAEVVINNLGGNKLDYYLRREIEYVADGCDGETRMSTVTVRLKNDLPNDSDIPDYIVGTAGLLPEIPLNLPKGTMVTSVRLLATSGATLESSLANGERTPVISGTERGHPTFEVQVIIPPAQSGELTFRLSEPTSPGEARVPVQPLVDTVNPVVSVPQCGE, encoded by the coding sequence GTGCTACGGCGGCACCATCGCGCGCTTCTCTTAAGTGGCCTCGCACTGGTCGTTGCACTCTTAGCATTCGGTGCCTGGCTGACCGTCAACGCGTTTGAAGCAAAGTCGAGCCTTGAGCGGGCGCGCCAGGATGCGCAACAGGCGAAAGAGACTCTGCTACAGGGCAAGACGGATGAGGCATCCGGGTTCGCCGACGCCGCCGTGGTCCACGCGCGGCAGGCCCGAGACGCAACACACTCAGTACCGTGGAACATCGCTGCAGCGCTGCCCTGGGTCGGCAGCCCGTTTGAGACCGGCAAGCAGATCTCAGATGTCGTGCTAGGTCTGGCGGCGGACGTGCTGCAGCCTGCAGCACAAGTCGGACTCGCGATCTCTCCCGACCAGCTGTTCGTAAACGGCCGGGTTGATGTCCAGACACTGCGAGACGAAGAGTCGCAGCTTGAAGAGATCTCCGGTGCGGCAACACGGCTAAACGCCGACGCCGCAGCGATCTCCGACCCGCGCTATGTCACCCTGCTCGGCGACGCTCGATCCCAGCTACAGAGCCAGACTGCGGAAGTGGCCAGTCTGCTGGAAAATACCGCGCTCGCCGCGCGTCTCGCTCCGGCAATGATGGGCGCAGACGGTCCCCGCACCTACTTCATGGGGTTCCAGACCAACGCCGAGGCTCGCGGAACCGGCGGCCTGCTCGGCGGTTTCGGCATCCTGCGGTTCGATGACGGCACCCCCACTATCGACACGTTAGCGTCCAATCGCGAACTGATCGGCGCCTACGCACCGATCGATCTCGGCGCCGAGTACAGCAAGACCTATGGCTACACCAATCCGACCACCGACTTCCGCAACAGCAATCTGAGCTCACATTTCCCCTATGCCGCCCAAATCTGGAAGGCCATGTGGGAGAAGGACACCGGCATCAAGGTTGACGGTGCCATCGTTCTCGACCCAGTGGCACTCAGCTACATGCTCGGTGCCGTCGGATCGATCACTTTGCCCGACGGTGAAAAGGTCACCAAGGACAATGTGGTCGAGCTGACGGAGTCCACTGCGTATGCGCGCTTCCCTGACGATCAGATCGCACGGAAGAAGTACCTCCAGGACATCGCCGGCGAGGTCGTCAAGAAGATGACCGGCAAGGTTGAGTCGCCTCGAGCCTTGCTGGATGCGTTGGGCAAGGCGGTAAGCGAACGGCGCATCGCAATATGGAGCGCGGTTCCCGCCGAGCAGGAACTACTCGAAAAGACTCCGCTGGCACATGCCATTCCCGAGGATCCCGCCCCGTACGCGGAAGTCGTGATCAACAATCTCGGTGGCAACAAACTCGACTACTACCTGCGACGTGAGATCGAGTATGTCGCGGATGGATGTGATGGCGAGACCAGAATGTCGACCGTCACAGTCCGGCTGAAGAACGATCTCCCGAACGATTCCGATATACCCGACTACATCGTCGGCACCGCCGGCCTGCTTCCCGAGATACCGCTGAACCTGCCCAAGGGCACCATGGTCACCTCGGTGCGCCTGCTGGCGACGAGCGGAGCCACACTGGAAAGCTCACTGGCCAACGGCGAACGGACCCCGGTGATTTCCGGAACCGAACGCGGCCACCCCACCTTTGAAGTGCAGGTCATCATACCGCCGGCGCAGTCCGGTGAACTGACTTTCCGTCTTTCCGAACCCACATCGCCGGGCGAAGCCCGAGTTCCCGTTCAGCCCTTGGTGGACACCGTAAACCCCG
- a CDS encoding endonuclease/exonuclease/phosphatase family protein, translated as MRIVGVLLLLLAAGALVARYVPATNRAVLATAALSPYLMFGAPLAVLVFALSRHWTLVSVAAVLTVAVLAVQLPWYIGSPDPDTGTTLRFVSANLLLGEAEPAAVAGVAAEHADILAVQELTPELAAALSPALARDFPYSALRPRERAAGVGLWSRYPIITSGSDESFSRGLIHARVQVPHTDFATTVVSTHMPPPRSAFDSWHSDIARLGPALRELPPDGPVVVGGDLNATPDVREFRRLLRDGYRDGAAQAGAGLTRTHPSNVIIPPVLAVDHIMTRDATVTSLRTVEVAGSDHLALAATVVLH; from the coding sequence ATGCGCATCGTCGGCGTGCTGCTGCTCCTGCTCGCGGCCGGCGCCCTGGTGGCGCGGTACGTACCGGCAACCAACCGCGCGGTGTTGGCGACGGCCGCGCTGTCGCCCTATCTGATGTTCGGCGCGCCACTGGCCGTGCTGGTGTTTGCGCTGTCGCGGCACTGGACGCTGGTATCGGTCGCCGCGGTGCTGACCGTCGCGGTGCTGGCGGTGCAGCTGCCGTGGTACATCGGCAGCCCCGACCCCGATACCGGGACCACGCTGCGGTTCGTCTCGGCCAACCTGCTGCTCGGTGAGGCCGAGCCTGCGGCGGTGGCCGGGGTGGCGGCCGAGCACGCCGACATCCTCGCCGTACAGGAGCTCACCCCCGAACTCGCCGCGGCCCTGTCCCCCGCCCTGGCACGAGACTTCCCCTACTCGGCGCTGCGACCGCGGGAGCGGGCGGCCGGCGTCGGGCTGTGGAGCAGGTACCCGATCATCACCTCCGGAAGCGACGAGAGCTTCAGCCGAGGGTTGATCCACGCACGGGTCCAGGTGCCCCACACCGACTTCGCGACGACGGTGGTTTCCACTCACATGCCGCCACCGCGCTCGGCCTTCGATTCCTGGCACAGCGATATCGCTCGACTGGGGCCGGCGCTGCGCGAGCTGCCGCCCGACGGTCCGGTCGTCGTCGGGGGCGACCTCAACGCCACGCCCGACGTCCGTGAGTTCCGCCGGCTGCTGCGCGACGGCTACCGCGACGGTGCGGCGCAGGCGGGGGCCGGCCTGACCCGCACCCACCCGAGCAACGTGATCATCCCGCCGGTGCTGGCGGTCGATCACATCATGACGCGCGATGCGACCGTGACGTCGCTGCGGACGGTGGAGGTGGCCGGGTCCGATCATCTGGCACTGGCCGCCACCGTGGTGTTGCACTGA
- a CDS encoding cyclopropane mycolic acid synthase family methyltransferase, translated as MSDNSTSTADMRPHFEDIQAHYDLSDDFFGVFQDPTRKYSCAYFTGPYVTLSEAQIANVDQHLDQLNLKPGMTLLEVGCGWGLTLQRAMEKYDVNVIGLTLSKNQQAYCEQLLSKIDTDRKFDVRLEGWEQFVGSVDAIVSIEAFEHFGFERYDAFFQTCFNSLPSGGRMTIQSSCGYHPNEMAARGKKLTFELARFAKFMIDTIFPGGRIPSTQMMVDHGVKAGFTVPEVVSLRNHYIKTLGIWAARLEHNKDQAIAAAGEQHYNDYMRYLTGCQYYFVDEAIDVSLVTYAKP; from the coding sequence ATGTCTGACAACTCAACCAGTACTGCGGATATGCGGCCTCACTTCGAGGACATCCAGGCTCATTACGATTTGTCGGACGACTTCTTCGGCGTCTTCCAGGATCCGACCCGCAAGTACAGCTGCGCCTACTTCACCGGGCCCTACGTGACGCTGTCCGAGGCCCAGATCGCCAACGTCGACCAGCACCTCGACCAGCTGAACCTCAAGCCCGGCATGACGTTGCTGGAAGTCGGCTGCGGCTGGGGACTCACCTTGCAGCGCGCGATGGAGAAGTACGACGTCAACGTCATCGGGTTGACGCTGAGCAAGAACCAGCAGGCGTACTGCGAGCAGCTCCTGAGCAAGATCGACACCGACCGCAAGTTCGACGTGCGCCTGGAGGGCTGGGAGCAGTTCGTCGGCTCCGTCGACGCGATCGTCTCCATCGAGGCGTTCGAACACTTCGGCTTCGAACGCTACGACGCCTTCTTCCAGACCTGCTTCAACAGCCTGCCCTCCGGCGGCCGGATGACCATTCAGAGCAGCTGCGGCTACCACCCCAACGAGATGGCGGCCCGCGGAAAGAAGCTGACGTTCGAGCTGGCACGGTTCGCCAAGTTCATGATCGACACGATCTTCCCCGGCGGACGCATCCCCAGCACCCAGATGATGGTGGATCACGGCGTCAAGGCCGGCTTCACCGTTCCCGAGGTGGTGTCGCTGCGCAACCACTACATCAAGACCCTCGGCATCTGGGCCGCCCGCTTGGAGCACAACAAGGACCAGGCGATCGCCGCGGCCGGCGAGCAGCACTACAACGACTACATGCGATACCTGACCGGCTGCCAGTACTACTTCGTCGACGAGGCGATCGATGTCAGCCTGGTCACCTACGCCAAGCCATAG
- a CDS encoding DUF5313 domain-containing protein, producing the protein MRTDQSSPTTPRPWQYIAYCYGKRLPDSMRQWVANDLAGPGATVRMMCRVAVPAIAILAPIWFIPMSLYLHVSMTLPIFIPFVFFSHALNKVWRRHMLAKHGLNPYLVDAISRERNAHVHQAYAERYGPRSGPAGSHDI; encoded by the coding sequence ATGCGGACCGATCAGAGCTCCCCCACGACGCCACGGCCGTGGCAGTACATCGCCTACTGCTACGGCAAACGCCTGCCCGATTCGATGCGCCAATGGGTGGCCAACGACCTGGCCGGCCCGGGAGCCACCGTCCGCATGATGTGCCGGGTCGCCGTGCCGGCCATCGCGATCCTGGCTCCGATCTGGTTCATCCCCATGTCGCTGTACCTGCATGTGAGCATGACGTTGCCGATCTTCATCCCGTTCGTCTTCTTCTCCCACGCCCTGAACAAGGTGTGGCGCCGGCACATGCTGGCCAAGCACGGGCTCAATCCCTACCTCGTCGACGCGATCTCGCGGGAACGCAATGCGCACGTGCACCAGGCCTACGCCGAACGCTATGGACCTCGATCGGGGCCGGCCGGCAGCCACGACATCTGA
- a CDS encoding SulP family inorganic anion transporter encodes MTPRALRDRVLPLLPHRRDYAGLQRSWRRDVLAGVTVGVVALPLALAFGISSGVGAAAGLVTAVVAGVVAAVFGGSHVQVSGPTGAMAVVLAPIVAQYGVGSVAVVTALAGVIVVLAGVSGLGRAVTFIPWPVIEGFTLGIAVIIFLQQIPSAIGQSVPEGQRPLVAAAQVVMDADAATIRPALVVVAVVVVAMVILPRLHPAIPASLVAVVAVTVLASVAGLTTARIGVLPSQLPTPVWPQADIATVHTLLGAALAIAALAAIESLLSARVAATMSEAGSYDPDRELVGQGLASVASGLFGGMPATGAIARTAVNVRSGARTRMAAITHSILLLGVVYLVSGPVGAIPLAALAAVLMVTAVRMISWRVIVRIIRSSRAAAASFTITAVVTVCFDLVQAVEIGIVVTAVFALAAVARRSGVRREDLPFPQQPGDEHIVLLRLDGAMFFGAAERISTEILDASHAEARVVIIALSQLGMLDATGAHTLACIAEELESRGITVIIKGVRPEHRDLLANIGIIASLRHENHLIETLEEAVAHARRHATADVRGAP; translated from the coding sequence GTGACACCCCGCGCCCTCCGCGACCGGGTACTGCCGCTGCTGCCGCACCGCCGCGACTACGCCGGGCTGCAACGGTCTTGGCGACGCGACGTGCTCGCCGGTGTCACCGTCGGGGTGGTGGCGCTGCCGCTGGCGCTGGCGTTCGGGATCAGCTCCGGGGTGGGTGCGGCGGCTGGTCTGGTGACCGCCGTGGTGGCCGGAGTGGTGGCCGCCGTCTTCGGCGGCTCACACGTCCAGGTTTCCGGGCCGACCGGCGCGATGGCGGTGGTGCTGGCCCCCATCGTCGCCCAGTACGGGGTGGGCAGTGTCGCGGTCGTGACGGCGTTGGCGGGCGTCATCGTCGTCCTCGCCGGCGTCAGTGGGCTGGGCCGAGCGGTGACCTTCATCCCGTGGCCCGTCATCGAGGGTTTCACCCTCGGCATCGCGGTCATCATCTTCCTGCAGCAGATCCCCTCGGCGATCGGACAATCCGTGCCGGAGGGTCAGCGCCCCCTGGTCGCCGCGGCGCAGGTGGTGATGGACGCCGACGCCGCCACCATCCGCCCCGCCCTCGTGGTGGTGGCCGTCGTCGTCGTGGCGATGGTGATCCTGCCGCGTCTGCATCCGGCGATCCCGGCGTCGTTGGTGGCGGTCGTGGCCGTCACCGTCTTGGCATCGGTGGCGGGTTTGACGACCGCCCGCATCGGGGTGCTGCCCTCGCAGCTGCCGACCCCGGTGTGGCCGCAGGCCGATATCGCCACGGTGCACACCCTGCTCGGCGCGGCACTGGCCATCGCGGCTCTGGCGGCCATCGAGTCGCTGCTGTCGGCGCGGGTCGCGGCCACCATGTCGGAGGCCGGCAGTTATGACCCCGACCGCGAACTGGTGGGGCAGGGCCTGGCCTCGGTGGCCTCCGGGCTGTTCGGAGGCATGCCGGCAACCGGCGCGATCGCGCGCACCGCGGTCAACGTCAGATCCGGTGCGCGAACCCGGATGGCGGCCATCACGCATTCGATCCTGTTGCTCGGGGTGGTGTACCTCGTCAGCGGCCCGGTCGGTGCGATTCCGCTGGCGGCGTTGGCGGCGGTGCTGATGGTGACAGCGGTCCGGATGATCTCGTGGCGGGTCATCGTCAGGATCATCCGGTCCAGCCGCGCCGCTGCCGCCTCGTTCACGATCACCGCGGTCGTCACCGTCTGCTTCGACCTGGTGCAGGCCGTCGAGATCGGGATCGTCGTGACGGCGGTCTTCGCGCTGGCCGCCGTGGCGCGGCGCAGCGGTGTCCGCCGCGAGGACCTCCCGTTTCCCCAACAGCCCGGCGATGAGCACATCGTGCTGCTACGGCTGGACGGAGCGATGTTCTTCGGTGCGGCGGAACGTATTTCGACCGAGATCCTCGATGCTTCCCATGCGGAGGCGAGGGTGGTCATCATTGCGCTGTCACAACTCGGCATGCTCGACGCCACCGGAGCGCACACGCTGGCCTGCATCGCCGAGGAACTCGAATCGCGGGGAATCACCGTCATCATCAAGGGCGTCCGACCCGAGCACCGGGACCTGCTCGCCAACATCGGCATCATCGCCTCGCTGCGTCACGAGAACCACCTCATCGAGACGCTGGAAGAGGCTGTCGCGCATGCCCGTCGGCACGCCACCGCCGATGTGCGAGGCGCCCCGTGA
- a CDS encoding MarR family winged helix-turn-helix transcriptional regulator, giving the protein MTGSGSFPATTVQLAAWRALYRADALLVAALNEHLRAGVGIVYVEREVLDALHRGGGRLRMGTLAAELMISRSGTTRLVDRMEKCGWVRRESVPEDRRSTWAELTDEGRDVFHRAQPVVDAVVATFFGKHVSTVALKTCALALTTLTDANRGSG; this is encoded by the coding sequence GTGACCGGGAGCGGCAGCTTCCCGGCGACCACAGTTCAGCTGGCGGCCTGGCGTGCGCTGTACCGCGCGGATGCGCTGCTGGTCGCCGCGCTCAACGAGCACCTGCGCGCCGGCGTTGGCATCGTCTACGTCGAACGCGAGGTCCTGGATGCGTTGCACCGCGGGGGCGGACGGCTGCGGATGGGCACCCTGGCCGCCGAGCTGATGATCTCGCGCAGCGGCACCACTCGCCTGGTGGACAGGATGGAGAAGTGCGGCTGGGTGCGAAGGGAATCCGTGCCGGAGGACCGTAGGTCGACGTGGGCGGAGCTGACCGATGAGGGACGCGATGTGTTCCACCGGGCACAGCCGGTCGTCGACGCGGTGGTGGCCACCTTCTTCGGTAAGCACGTGTCGACGGTCGCCCTCAAGACCTGCGCGCTCGCTCTGACCACGCTCACCGACGCCAACCGGGGCTCGGGGTGA
- a CDS encoding alpha/beta fold hydrolase codes for MIARTGTAKSGDLDIVYEDFGNEDDPAVLLIMGLGAQLVLWRKDFCEKLVNQGLRVIRFDNRDVGLSSKLPGAHSGAPLIPRMARSLVGVKSPAGYTLEDMADDAAALLDHLGLDRAHVVGGSMGGMIAQVFAARHAARTRSLGVIFSSNNRALLPPPGPRQLLALLQKPADTSRDAVIANTIRMTRIIGSPGFPVPEDKARADAIESYERSYCPAGVGRQFAAILGSGSLLPYNRQTSAPTVVIHGKADKLMRPSGGRAIARAIPGARLVLFDGMGHELPEPLWDDIIGELKSNFSV; via the coding sequence GTGATTGCCCGCACCGGCACCGCCAAGTCCGGCGATCTGGACATCGTCTACGAGGATTTCGGCAACGAGGACGATCCGGCGGTCCTGCTGATCATGGGCCTTGGCGCGCAACTCGTGTTGTGGCGCAAGGATTTCTGCGAGAAATTGGTCAACCAGGGCCTGCGCGTCATCCGCTTCGACAACCGTGATGTCGGGTTGTCCTCGAAGCTGCCCGGCGCGCACAGCGGCGCCCCGCTGATCCCCCGGATGGCGCGCTCACTCGTGGGCGTCAAGAGCCCGGCCGGCTACACCCTGGAAGACATGGCCGATGACGCCGCCGCGCTGCTCGACCACCTCGGGCTCGACCGGGCGCATGTCGTGGGCGGCTCCATGGGCGGGATGATCGCCCAGGTGTTCGCCGCCCGGCATGCCGCCAGGACGCGGTCTCTCGGGGTGATCTTCTCCTCCAACAACCGGGCGCTGCTGCCACCGCCGGGCCCCCGTCAGCTGCTGGCGCTGCTGCAGAAGCCCGCCGACACCAGCCGGGATGCGGTGATCGCGAACACGATCCGGATGACGCGCATCATCGGCAGCCCCGGTTTCCCGGTGCCCGAGGACAAGGCGCGCGCCGACGCCATCGAGAGCTACGAGCGGTCCTACTGCCCGGCCGGTGTCGGCAGGCAGTTCGCGGCCATCCTGGGCAGCGGCAGCCTGCTGCCCTACAACCGTCAGACCAGTGCGCCGACGGTGGTCATCCACGGAAAGGCCGACAAGCTGATGCGCCCGTCCGGTGGCCGCGCGATCGCCCGGGCCATTCCCGGGGCACGGCTGGTGCTCTTCGACGGTATGGGACATGAACTGCCAGAACCGCTCTGGGATGACATCATCGGCGAGCTCAAGTCGAACTTCTCGGTCTGA
- a CDS encoding AarF/ABC1/UbiB kinase family protein: protein MSSTPKTKHREPARLDRVPLPVEAARIGATGWQITRTGARVAGNLIGKGSLQQKIAKQIPQTFADLGPTYVKFGQIIASSPGAFGEPLSREFRSLLDRVPPANLQQVHKLFKEDLGDTPQNLFKSFDEKPFASASIAQVHYATLHSGEEVVVKIQRPGIRRRVAADLQILKRGARLVEFAKLGQRLSAQDVVADFADNLAEELDFRLEAQSMDAWVAHMHASPLGANIRVPQVYWDLTSERVLTMERIQGVRVDDVAAIRKKGFDGEQLVKALLFSVFEGGLRHGLFHGDLHAGNLYVDDDGKIVFFDFGIMGRIDPRTRWLLRELVHALLVKKDHAAAGKIVVMMGAVGTVKPEAQAAKDLEKFTTPLTMSSLGDMSYADIGKQLSTLADAYDVKLPRELVLIGKQFLYVERYMKLLAPRWQMMSDPQLTGYFANFMVEVSREHKAGQE from the coding sequence ATGAGTTCTACGCCGAAGACCAAGCACCGTGAGCCCGCAAGGCTGGATCGGGTGCCGCTGCCGGTCGAGGCCGCCCGCATCGGCGCGACGGGCTGGCAGATCACCCGCACCGGCGCCCGAGTGGCCGGAAACCTGATCGGCAAGGGTTCACTGCAGCAGAAGATCGCCAAGCAGATCCCGCAGACCTTCGCCGATCTGGGACCCACCTACGTCAAGTTCGGGCAGATCATCGCGTCCAGCCCGGGCGCCTTCGGGGAGCCGCTGAGCCGGGAGTTCCGGAGCCTGCTGGACCGGGTCCCGCCGGCCAATCTCCAACAGGTGCACAAGCTCTTCAAAGAGGACCTGGGCGACACCCCGCAGAACCTGTTCAAATCGTTCGACGAGAAGCCGTTCGCCTCGGCCTCCATCGCGCAGGTGCACTATGCGACGCTGCATTCGGGCGAGGAGGTCGTGGTCAAGATCCAGCGCCCGGGTATCCGCCGCCGGGTGGCCGCGGACCTGCAGATCCTCAAGCGCGGGGCGCGTCTGGTCGAGTTCGCGAAGCTCGGGCAGCGGCTTTCCGCCCAGGACGTGGTGGCCGACTTCGCCGACAACCTGGCCGAGGAGCTGGACTTCCGACTGGAGGCCCAGTCCATGGACGCCTGGGTGGCGCATATGCACGCGTCCCCGCTGGGTGCCAATATCCGTGTGCCCCAGGTGTATTGGGACCTGACCAGCGAGCGCGTACTCACGATGGAGCGCATTCAGGGGGTGCGGGTAGACGATGTCGCGGCCATCCGCAAGAAGGGCTTCGACGGCGAGCAGCTGGTGAAGGCCTTGCTGTTCAGCGTGTTCGAGGGCGGGCTGCGGCACGGCCTGTTCCACGGCGACCTGCACGCCGGCAACCTGTATGTCGACGACGACGGCAAGATCGTGTTCTTCGACTTCGGCATCATGGGCCGTATCGATCCGCGGACCCGTTGGCTGCTGCGCGAACTCGTGCACGCACTGCTGGTGAAGAAGGATCACGCGGCGGCCGGAAAGATCGTGGTCATGATGGGCGCGGTGGGCACCGTGAAACCGGAGGCCCAGGCCGCCAAGGACCTGGAGAAGTTCACCACCCCGCTGACCATGTCGTCGCTGGGCGATATGAGCTATGCCGATATCGGCAAGCAGCTCTCCACGCTGGCCGACGCGTATGACGTCAAGTTGCCCCGTGAACTGGTGCTGATCGGCAAGCAGTTCCTCTACGTGGAGCGGTACATGAAGCTGCTCGCCCCGCGCTGGCAGATGATGAGCGACCCGCAGCTCACCGGATACTTCGCCAACTTCATGGTCGAGGTCAGCAGGGAACACAAGGCGGGCCAGGAGTGA
- a CDS encoding oxygenase MpaB family protein: MDMPHQALEQMLQRKFDQDIRKHYFRGMEFAEPAGDPGWFGPGSAVWHVHSHTEALIFGLQCAAYIERLDPSIYWMGMHHSRLVKRDDQGNAIPVIDPKGAAVRLGHSIAFFIGTAYGNTETAERMAKIVRSMHHTIKGTRPDGAVYDADDPDWLRWNYATVVWGIATAHEIYHPNPLRGKKLDRYYGEFIRVGHALGGTDLPTTKAETLECLHSYLPRLALTHGAAMATGSNLPMPQAAVDWAIRDTMPTWAKQLIGHTNPNPIERAARRAAVWSVINGLHTAAGATPEFRQAQARVADGTTCAHTEPAYMLGSDPALSRDAIEHSFV; the protein is encoded by the coding sequence ATGGACATGCCGCACCAGGCGCTCGAGCAGATGCTGCAGCGCAAGTTCGACCAGGACATCCGCAAGCACTACTTCCGCGGCATGGAGTTCGCCGAACCGGCGGGCGATCCGGGCTGGTTCGGACCGGGCAGCGCGGTCTGGCACGTGCACTCCCACACCGAGGCGCTGATCTTCGGGCTGCAGTGCGCGGCCTACATCGAGCGCCTCGACCCGTCCATCTACTGGATGGGCATGCACCATTCGCGGTTGGTGAAGCGCGATGACCAGGGCAACGCGATCCCGGTCATCGACCCCAAGGGGGCCGCGGTACGGCTCGGGCATTCCATCGCATTCTTCATCGGCACCGCGTACGGCAACACCGAGACCGCCGAGCGGATGGCCAAGATCGTGCGCTCGATGCACCACACCATCAAGGGCACCCGCCCCGACGGCGCGGTCTATGACGCCGACGACCCGGACTGGCTGCGCTGGAACTACGCCACCGTGGTGTGGGGCATCGCGACCGCGCACGAGATCTACCACCCGAACCCGTTGCGCGGTAAGAAGCTCGACCGCTACTACGGCGAGTTCATCCGCGTCGGGCACGCCCTGGGCGGCACCGATCTGCCCACCACCAAGGCCGAGACCCTGGAGTGCCTGCACTCCTATCTGCCGCGCCTGGCGCTCACCCACGGGGCGGCGATGGCCACCGGCTCCAACCTGCCGATGCCGCAGGCCGCGGTGGACTGGGCCATCCGCGACACCATGCCCACGTGGGCCAAGCAGCTGATCGGGCATACCAACCCGAATCCCATCGAGCGGGCCGCCCGGCGCGCCGCGGTCTGGTCGGTCATCAACGGTCTGCACACCGCGGCAGGCGCCACCCCGGAGTTCCGCCAGGCCCAGGCCCGGGTGGCGGACGGCACCACCTGCGCGCACACCGAGCCGGCATACATGCTGGGTAGCGACCCCGCACTCAGCCGCGACGCCATCGAGCACAGCTTCGTGTGA
- a CDS encoding TetR/AcrR family transcriptional regulator, giving the protein MTRWAGVALIDRRAERRGLLIDAAYALFGDGGEAALTVRSVCRACGLNTRYFYESFADTDELLGAVFDKVSAELGVEVDAAITAVGESPTARTRAGMAAVLGFSSADPRRGRVLFTDARANPVLTARRAALQDALLAAVLEEGSRLHPGSNPVATRIGAALYTGAMAELAQQWLSGALGDDLDVVVTAALHFFRR; this is encoded by the coding sequence ATGACTCGGTGGGCTGGTGTCGCTCTGATCGACCGGCGCGCCGAGCGGCGTGGGCTCCTGATCGACGCCGCCTACGCGTTGTTCGGCGACGGCGGTGAGGCCGCGCTGACGGTGCGTTCGGTGTGTCGTGCCTGCGGCTTGAACACCCGCTACTTCTACGAGAGCTTCGCCGACACCGACGAGCTGCTCGGTGCCGTGTTCGACAAGGTGTCCGCCGAGCTCGGGGTAGAGGTGGACGCGGCGATCACGGCGGTCGGCGAGTCACCGACCGCGCGCACCCGGGCCGGGATGGCGGCGGTGCTCGGCTTCAGCTCCGCCGACCCGAGGCGGGGCCGGGTGCTGTTCACCGACGCCCGCGCGAACCCGGTGCTGACCGCGCGCCGGGCGGCCCTGCAGGACGCATTGCTCGCCGCGGTGCTGGAGGAGGGTTCGCGGCTGCACCCGGGCTCGAATCCGGTCGCGACACGCATCGGCGCGGCGCTGTACACCGGGGCGATGGCCGAGCTGGCCCAGCAGTGGCTCTCCGGCGCCCTGGGCGATGATCTCGACGTCGTGGTAACTGCGGCCCTGCACTTCTTCCGCCGCTGA
- a CDS encoding DinB family protein, with protein sequence MPAMPPPIADERAGLKEYVAAQQYAFHAIAFGLTDEQARSAPSVSSLSIGGLIKHVTSCQAGWMERVAAAPDMTEGDKRPMEEQAADYGDEFVMGEDETLAQILAKFEEQNAETIRLIETADLSAAVPIPQHVPWFPKDVPAWSVRWVIFHMIEELARHAGQGDIIRESIDGATLYELLAGLEGWPATEWLTPWGTEAVS encoded by the coding sequence ATGCCCGCAATGCCCCCGCCGATCGCCGACGAGCGCGCCGGCCTCAAGGAGTACGTCGCCGCCCAGCAGTACGCGTTTCACGCCATCGCCTTCGGGCTCACCGATGAGCAGGCGCGTTCCGCGCCGTCGGTGAGCTCGCTGTCGATCGGCGGGCTGATCAAGCACGTCACGTCGTGTCAGGCCGGGTGGATGGAACGCGTCGCGGCCGCCCCGGACATGACCGAGGGTGACAAGCGGCCGATGGAGGAGCAGGCCGCCGACTACGGCGACGAGTTCGTCATGGGTGAGGACGAGACGCTGGCCCAGATCCTGGCGAAGTTCGAGGAGCAGAACGCCGAGACCATCCGGCTCATCGAGACCGCGGATCTGTCTGCGGCCGTGCCGATTCCGCAGCACGTGCCGTGGTTTCCGAAGGATGTGCCGGCGTGGTCGGTGCGCTGGGTGATCTTCCACATGATCGAGGAACTGGCCCGCCACGCCGGTCAGGGCGACATCATCCGGGAGAGCATCGACGGCGCGACGCTGTACGAGCTGCTGGCGGGTCTGGAGGGCTGGCCGGCGACCGAGTGGCTGACGCCGTGGGGCACGGAAGCCGTTTCCTAG